One window of the Peptacetobacter hiranonis genome contains the following:
- a CDS encoding DUF3841 domain-containing protein — translation MEKIKVWTKQNKDVLKQLEKDGRYIARKDYIMKDLQEHADLVLEVYDWLSRSGPLSKDKPKDVSYPIWVSFKKDATMMNDENSVILELELDPSTITHVNIEKWGMILNYSYIPADEADAKRHRQLLADYGVSDAQAYMSRFYPQIKMEIMSSWSRLFDDNVKANSDACYGNIWEQLYSC, via the coding sequence ATGGAAAAAATAAAGGTATGGACAAAACAAAATAAAGATGTTCTTAAACAGTTAGAAAAAGACGGCAGATATATAGCAAGAAAAGATTATATAATGAAAGATTTGCAAGAACATGCAGATTTAGTACTTGAAGTGTACGATTGGCTATCGAGAAGTGGCCCACTTTCAAAGGATAAGCCTAAAGATGTAAGTTATCCTATTTGGGTATCTTTCAAAAAAGATGCGACAATGATGAACGACGAAAATTCTGTAATACTAGAACTAGAGTTAGATCCGAGTACGATAACTCATGTAAATATAGAAAAGTGGGGAATGATTTTAAATTATTCATATATTCCAGCAGATGAAGCTGATGCTAAAAGACATAGACAGCTTTTAGCGGACTATGGTGTAAGTGATGCACAGGCGTATATGAGTAGATTCTATCCACAGATAAAAATGGAAATTATGAGTAGTTGGTCTAGGCTATTTGACGATAATGTAAAGGCAAATAGCGATGCATGCTACGGAAATATTTGGGAGCAACTATATAGTTGTTAA